The Atribacter laminatus genome contains the following window.
CATCTTACCGAGAAAAATGGTGTTTTATGCCGAATCATTCAAACCGGCACACTTCCTTCTATGATTTTTTGGGGACCACCAGGGTCAGGAAAAACATCGACAGCGTTGCTTATTTCCGAGCAATGTGGTTATGAAATTCAATCGATTAGTGCGGTAGCTTCAGGTGTAAAAGATATTAAAGAATCAATTCGAATCGCGGAAAAAAACTTAGCAGATTCAAAAAAAACGGTTTTTTTTATTGATGAAATTCATCGGTTCCACAAAGGCCAACAAAGTGTTCTATTGCCTTATGTTGAGTCTGGAGTTGTTGTATTGATTGGTTCAACGACCGAAAATCCCTCATTCGAAGTTATTGGACCCTTATTGTCTCGAACCCAAGTTATTGTTTTTAAAAAAATCTCAAATCCTGATTTAGTTATATTATTGAAAAAAGCCATTAAAAGCGAGAGGGGCTTGAATGTTCCTGACTTGAAATTGGAAGATGGCGTGCTCGAAGGTATTGCAGAAATGGCTGATGGAGATGCTCGTCAAGCGCTTAATCTAATTGAGATTGTCGTTAATATTTCTCAAAAACAAAACTTACCTATTACCGTTTCAATAGTAGCTGATATTTTACAAAGACAATCATTTCTTTATGATAAAAGCGGCGAAGAACATTACAATATGCTATCTGCTTTTCACAAAAGTCTTCGAGGAAGTGATCCTGATGGAGCAGTTTATTGGATGTGTCGGATGTTGGAAGCTGGAGAGCACCCTCATTCAATTTTTAGGCGATTGATTGCCTGTGCATCAGAAGATATAGGAAATGCTGATCCTCGAGCTTTACAAATCACTGTAGCCGCTCAGCAAGCTTATGATTTTCTTGGAGAACCGGAAGGAAGGTTATCGATAGCGCAAGCGACTCTCTATGTAGCCAGTGCCCCTAAAAGTAACGCATCTTATAAAGCTTTGCACCGAGCAACAGCTGACGTGCGTGATTACGGATCGTTACCAGTGCCGTTCCACTTAAGGAATGCGCCCACTAAGCTTATGAAAAGTTCTGGCTATGGAAAAGAATATAAATATGCTCATGATTTTCCAGGAGCTTTCGTTGAGCAAGAATTTTTGCCTCGCGAGCTTACGGGAAAAATTTATTATCAACCGTCAACACGAGGATATGAAAAAATGATCCGCAGTTGGCTTCATCAACTTTGGAAATCAAAAAAATATAGTGATCAGGATTAATCTAAGCTTCTAATAACAATTGACCTTCATACTGCTTAGTAGAGCCGGATAGAGATGAAAATATGTATACGCTGATCAATTTCCCCTTTAGCAAAGGGGGTTAGGGGGATTTGTGTTTTTTACTGTTCCGTCAATCAGACTGTGTCACAATCCCTTTCATACACCAAGAAGAGCTTGAAAGTGGAGGATACATTCTATTTATCTTCAGTTTTTTGGTTATCTATTCCCAATATAACTGTAAAATATTAACCTAAGTGGTGGTAAATATTTACAGAATAATTGTGACACAGCCTGAATGCGAGGAGCTCAACCGTTCTTTGGTTGGGCGACGTGTCAATCTCTGCCACCTAATTTGTCATTCTGAGGAGTCCGGTGTTTTTACCGGACGACGTGAGGATCTCATCTTTTTCAATACCACAATTCAACACATAATAAAAGATGAATCATGAGATTGCCACGACCTCAAAAAACCAGGTCTCGCAATGACGACTCAAAGTTCCTTCTCCCTTGATGGGAGAAGGTGAGGATGAGGATGAAAGTCCTGGATGAGATCCTGGTTAGTTGTTCTAAAAGAATTACCTTAAAAAACGGATTAGTATTTTTAGGAAAAAAAGAAGGTAGAAAACAAGAATGGGGATGTAATATTTACTATTTATTACCCACAACTCACTCTTCATTGTATTTACAGGATATAAAAAATAAACTAAAATAGCTTGTTATTAAGCCTTGTGATAAAAAAATAACTAATATTATGATTATTCAGTTTGGAGGGTTATCAATGATAAAAAAAGCCTATATCGGTGTTGACCTCGGAGGAACCAATACCAAAATTGCCATTGTTGACGACCGAGGATCAATCATTGCTCGTTCAATGATACCGACTCAGGCGATGCGACCAGCAGAAAATGTGGTCGAAGATATTGCCAATGAAGCAAAACGTTTAAAAAAGGAAGCAGAACAAAAAGAATACAAGATCTATTCTCTTGGTATAGGCATCCCTGGATTAATTGATTGGAATCGCGGAATATGTTTACTTTTACCCAACTTTCCGAATAAATGGAAGCATATTCCAATAAAAGAATGGTTAGAAGAAAAACTTTCCCTTCCTGTTGCGGTAATTAATGATGTCCGAGCTATTACGCTGGCTGAAAAACGTTTTGGTTCAGGAAAGGATGTCAAAAGCTTAATTCTTATGGCAATTGGAACTGGTATTGGTGGTGGAGTGGTTATTGATGGAAATTTATATATTGGAAAAGATGGGAGTGCCGGCGAACTCGGTCATATTATTGTAGAACCGGGTGGAATAAAATGTGGATGTGGAAACCGGGGATGCCTTGAGTCTTACGCCTCAGGACCTTCCATTGTTGCCCAAGCTCTTCGATCTTTAGTTCAACAGAATGATACTATGATTCGGGATATGATTAAGGGAGATCTCAACCTGGTTACTCCTAAGATTATTGCCGATGCAGCAGTAGCTGGCGACGAAATAGCCAAGGATATTATCAAACAATCAGGTTTTTATATTGGTGTTGCCCTGTCTTCAGCTTGTGTTGTTGTGAATCCAGAAATGATAATAATTGGTGGAGGAGTTGCTCAAGCTGGTCGTCTGCTATTTGAGAGTATTGCCAATAGCCTTAAAGAAAACCTTCATATGGTTCCTGTGAGTACTATTCAATTCACCGAAACTGAATTAGGAATGGATGCTGGGGTTATTGGAACAGCAACCTGGTCTAAGGAGAAACTCATAAAAGGTGAAATAATACTTGACTCAGAATAGCTTCTAAATTTTAATTAAAATCGTTTTAGAAAATTTATAAAGTATAATGAGGTGAGCTGTGGACGATACTTTGGGGTTGGTTACTATTTTCGGAAGTGCTTTTTTGATTGGCTTTTCTGGCGCCCTTATGCCCGGACCCATGTTTGCGCTGGTATTGTCGGGAAGCTCAAGATCCGGTTTTAAGGCTGGTCCGCTAACCGTTTTGGGGCACGGTATATTAGAATTAGCTTTGGTAATTGCATTGGTTCTTGGTCTCAGCTCATTACTTCAAAATGAAACAGTTTTTAAGGTAATTGGAATTGTCGGTGGCGCGGTCTTAGTTTACCTTGGGATAGATATGATTCGGAGCCTGCGACAAGCAAAAATTGATTTAAAGAAAGATGGAAAAGACCCGGGTAAAAACCTTATATTACATGGAATGATTGCGAGTCTTTCTAATCCTTACTGGATTATGTGGTGGGCAACCATAGGAATGGCACTCATAATTTCTGCTTCCAAATATCGTCTGTGGGGAGTGGTAGTGTTTTTTATTGGCCATATTCTATCTGATTTGATATGGTACAGTTCGGTTTCATTTGCTGTTGACCGTGGACGAAAATTCCTTTCCCAAAAAGTGTATCAAAGCATTATTGCAGTCTGTGGAGTCCTATTAATCGGGTTCGGAATATATTTTGTTTATGGAGCGGTATAATGATCAAATTAAAACTCGAACCGGTTCCCTATCGATATCGTGAGACGGTGTTTATTTATTGGGAGTATGAATTAGAAGACTTATTTTCTCTTTGTTTCTTTCCATTTCCATCCTTAAGCACTTATCTTACCGAATCGGTAGGAAAGGAAACCGGTTCTTTAACAGAAATTAATTTGGTCTGCGAAGATAGAAGAATAAAGATTTGGCTTCCAGTAAATCGCTTTTCTGATGATCTTTTTAAAAGAATTGATGAAATACTAAAAGAAAATATTCGAATCCTTATAGAAGAAGTCATGTTTTAGTTTAAGTTAAAAAATAAGCAAGGCATAATGCTCCAAATATTATTCGATAAAAACCAAAAGGTTTCAGCTCCTTATTTTGAACAATTCTCAACAACAAGAAGCAAGCAATCAAACCAGAGATAAATGAAACCATAAAGCCGGGTAAAATTGTTACCCAAGGAATTCGACCACTGGAATTAACTTCCATTAATCCTTTGGCAAAAGCTCCTCCAATAGTGGTTATTGAAAGAAGAAAAGAAAAAAACACTGCATCTTCTCGACGGAAACCAAGCAGGAGGGCGGTAATTAAAGTTATTCCTGAGCGAGATACTCCAGGAATAAGAGCCAGTGCTTGGGATAATCCAATTAAGAGAGCTGAATTCCAATTCATTTCTTCTAAATACCGATTTCCTCTTTCTTTAATGAAAAAGAAAATCAATCCAACTACAATCAAAATTACCGCAATCAATCCATAGTTATTTCTAACTTGACTTTCCACGCTGGACTCAAAAAGCGTTCCAAAAATACCGGCAGGTATCGTTGCCAAAATTACATACCAAATTATTGATGGTTTTTTCCATAAACGATGATATTGAGGAATCATAAATAATAGAACCGCAAATAATGTTCCTCCGTGGAGAAGGACGTCAAACCATAAATCCGGATCTCCAAAACCGAGAATAGGGCGGAGAAGAATCAGATGGGCTGAGGAAGATACCGGGAGAAATTCGGTTAAACCTTGAATAAGACCGAGTAACATTGATTGAACTGGATTCATGTTTCCTCCTGTAAACGCTAAGGCTATTATCGTCAATTATATTCATTTTATTTAAAGATATGTAGATTTTAGCCGATATAATAAATTATAAAGCATAATTTTCACAAATATTTTGTAATATTCGTCAAAAAGGTTGACCAGTACTGAAAAATAAAATACTATAAATTTATCATAAACCAAGGAGGTGTAATATGAAAAGAAATTTAAGTGTAATATTTTTTGTTCTTGCTATAATTTCTTTACTTATTGTCGCTGGTTGCGCCCCATCTCAACCACCAGTACCAACTAATATTCCCCCGCAAACATGTAGCCTCACTATTTATTCCCAGTGTTGGGATTGTTACGGGTATGTTTGGGTAAATGGAATCTCTACAGGGAAGTACTTGGATTTTAATGGGATGGTTCAAGTAACTGTTCCTTGTGGAGTTGTATCGGTTGAACTTAGGGATGAGTATGGTTGGATTAGCCATCCAGAAATAGTTCAAACTCCTCAAACAAGTATATTGATATTTAATGACTTCTAAGGTAAATATTTCAAAGCTTAAAAAGGCTAAACGCTAATTTTTATTAAGTGTTTAGCCTTTTTGCTAAATTATTACTCTATAGAAAGGTTAACATACCAATGAAGCAACGGTTATTTGTTAAACTTGTTCTTGTTTTTATTATCAATATTTTTCTAACTTCTTGTGTACCTAACTCTCCAAATGATAACCCTGGTCTAAATCCAACACCACGACCAACTCCAGGAGCTTATTCAACCGCTTGGACCATCATGGTTTATGTCGATGGCGATAATGACCTCGATCCATACGCCATACAAAATATCAATTCCATGGAATTGGTCGGTTCGACTGACAAAGTAAAAATTGTTGTTCAATACGATTCCTATGGGTATGCTGGTGCTCGAAGATACTTCATTACCAAAGATTATGATCAAGGAAATATTACTTCGCCAATTATTGAAGATATTGGCGAAGTCAATATGGGGACCGGTGAAACCTTGGTTGATTTTATCCAATTTTGTGTCAAGAATTACCCCGCTCAGAAATACTCTTTAATTCTATGGAATCATGGAGGCGGATTTAAAAAACCAGGATACTTGCCAAAGGATATTTGTTGGGATGAAACATCTGGCGACGATGCTTTAACCATTCCCGAAGTTGAGCAAGCGTTAAACCGATCGGGTGTCTATTTTGATCTTTTAGCTATGGATGCCTGTTTAATGGGAATGTTGGAAGTGGCATACGAAGTTAGAAATCATACGGAAATATTTGTTGCATCGGAAGATAACGTTCCTGGAGAGGGATTTAACTATCACCATTTTCTGGAAAATTTAGTCACTTCTCCCAACATGGGTCCAGATAGCTTAGCTCGGGCGATGATCGATTCTTATATTTCTCATTATCCTTTTGGAACAACACTTACTTTAGCTTCAGTAAATTCCATGCAACTTTCAGCACTTGCCAATGAAGTCAATAACTTGGCAATGACAATAATGCAAGACAATAGAACTTCAAAAGAAGTCTATCGGAATATTATTACTCGTGAAACTATCTGTTTTAGTGATGTTGATTTTATTGACCTGGGTGATTTTGCTTTAAAATTAATTGGACATCCTCAAATATTGAGCTCTCAAGTAAAATATTCAGCCCAGCAGGTGTTAAACCAGGTTTCAAATTCGGTTCTCTATAGTAAAAACCAGGGAAATAATAGTTATTGGACGCTGAACAATGCCCAAGGAATAAGTATCTATCTACCTATCTACACTAAATATGTAGAGAAGTACCAAAACCTTCAATTTGCTAAAAATACCAATTGGGATGACCTAATCCGGCATCTTACGATAGGCGGATATCGGTAATTTTAAGATAAAAACTCATGCCAGTTTTTTGGTACCAGATGAGGGTGAAAACTCAAGATACGACATGCCATGGCATGTCGCTACATTAATTAAAGAATGGGCGCAATACATTGTGCCCTATATTTTATAATCTTTTGTAGAGGCTTGGTTTATCATGCCCATTCCAAATCCGTCATTGCGAGGAGTTCAACCGTTCTTGGGTTGTACAACGTGAGAATCTCATCCTTTATCCTTTTCTTTAAAATTTTTCTCAGAATAATCAGGAAAAACTGAAAGGCACCCTCCCCGCTGCGAAGCGGCACCCCTTTAAGGAGGGGAGTTGTTAAATATATTCCCCCATTGAGGGGGGATTTAAGGGGGGTGTGCCTTTCTTTTTTTAATCATTTATTATCCGTTTCGGTATTTTCAGAATAGGAATTGTGAAAAGTCATTTATCTCTCTTTAGTTTTTTTCCTTCTTTCTCACTCCTCACTCTTTCCTTGTTCTTCTAATTAATTCATTCTATAATGAAGTTGAACGTCTCCTTGGAGGTTTTATTTTGACTGAAATTCTTGAACCAACCGAAAAAAACTTACTCAAAGCTGCTAAAGCTATACGTCAAAACGGTTTAGTCGCTTTTCCAACTGAAACGGTTTATGGCCTTGGAGGATGTGCTTTTTCTGAAAAAGCAATCGTAAAAATTTTTGAAGCCAAGAAAAGACCGCGTTTTGATCCACTCATCGTACATATCGCCGAAAAGGATGATTATAGTTTATTGTGTAGCATTATTCCATCAAAAGCTGAAAAGTTAATCGAGGTTTTTTGTCCTGGTCCCTTAACTCTCGTTCTTCCTAAAAAAGTAAGTGTTCCCGATATTGTCACCTCTGGTTTAGATACTGTTGCGGTAAGGATGCCTTCTCATCCAATTGCCTTGCAACTCATCAAATATTCAAAGTGCCCAATTGCCGCTCCCAGTGCTAATCGCTTTGGACACGTAAGTCCTACCCAAGCAGAAGACGTTCTTTCTGACCTTGGAGATTCAATCGATTTTATTTTAGATGGAGGACCAACCACGGTTGGGGTAGAGTCGACAGTGATTTTTGTAACCGAAGAAGAGACTATACTCCTTCGACCAGGAGGAATACCTATTGAGGATATCGAAAAAGTAGTAGGCAGGGTTAATGTCAAAATGAAAATATCAAAGTTGTTATCACCTGGCCTTACCAAAAAACACTATTCACCAAAAACACCTCTATACATTTACGAAGGAAACTTTGATAAACTAATAGAAATTGACGTGAATGGTTATGCTCTGTTAACTCCTGATTCTAATTTTGCGATTGAAAGTACTATCTTTTCTCTAAGTCAAGATGGTGATGTGAAAGAGATTGCCGCCAATTTATTTCATCAACTCCGAACGTTAGAAAGAATGGATTATCGAGCCATTATTGCACTTCCGGTGAAGCAAAATGGTTTGGGTCATGCAGTTATGGATCGGTTAATTCGTGCTTCAACCGGAATAGTAAAAGTCGAAAATCATAAGCTTATTTTCATTGACAGATAAGCATTTTAAAAGTAAGATACCAATGAAATAAATCAAGGGGGTAAAACTATGAAAAAGGTAAAAGTATTGTTTTTAATAACCGCGGTTATGGTTACATTGGTAATCGCTGGGTGTGGTGTGGTTGTCGATGTTCCGATTACGCCAGCAACTGGGTCTATCAGAATTTGTACCAACAGTCCCTCAATATATGGAACTCTCTATGTAGATAATAGTAATTGGGGTGTAATTGATGGGGCTAATGTTGTAGGTACATCTTGTCTTGGTGGAACTTTAACCTTTGGAAGAACATATTTAGTTGAAGTTGTAGATTATAGTTTTGGAACTGGGAGTTACTGCTGCCGTTATATTACACCACAATATAGTGGACAAGTATTTTGGCTCCCTTAAACCAGTATTTTTGTTTGCAGATTAATAAATTAAAACATAACAAAGGACACTAATAGAATGTCCAAAAAAAGTATATTCATTGTAATACTAATTGCCCTTCTTCTGGTTTTTTTAATAACTGTCTCTGGTTGTGAGTTTTTAGGTTTTGGAGTTAAGGTAACCACTGGAATCGGAAAAATATTCTTTGATTCAGCTGATCCGCTGGTCTATGGTGAAGTGTATGTTGACAGTATTCATATTGGATACTTAAAACCATTTGATAGGATTAGCACTTTTGTTGCCCTTGATTTTGATCATGAAGTCTGGATTCGAAGTAGTTATGGAGCCGAATACCGGTGGAAATTTAGAGCACCTTTTACAGCTTCACAAATTATTCCTTTAACTCTCGATACTATAGTAAGACCTTAGTTTTTCCAAGGAGGCGCGAATAAATTAAGAAATCACGCCTCCTTATTCTATTCACCCGGTTACTTCATTTCATCTTTTAGAATTAAGTCATATCCTCGGTTGGGAGCTTTCATTGTTAAAAGTCGGTAAGGGACGGCTTTTTCGTATTGTAAATAGAGTATTTCTCCAGCTAAAGTGTATTTTAAAAGGACCGAATTTTCATCCTCATCTACTTTCAAGATTTTACCTGACCAAATCATACCTGATGCTGGGACGAGAACCGGAAATTGTCGATCGATAAATTTGCCAGAATTTTCTAAACTGGGCAGAAAAAATATCTGTTCCATATCAAAAGTTGACTCGGTTATTTTTAGTGACGTCTCTTTTTTACCATAGGGAGATTCTAATATTACATCCACTTTTTCCTGGCTGTATTGAGCTTCAATAGTTATTTCACCTTCAGAAATTTTCAACCATTTCTTGGATAGTTTTGGAGCTAAATCCTCACGATTAATAATCAATTCAATGTCTTTTTGAGGTTCTTCACTTTGATTGGTGACAAAAAAAGAACGAATAATTATTTTCTGATCGATGGTTTCAATTTCATAAAACATCTCACCCAAAACCAAATCTCTAGAAATAATTGAATATTTTAAGGTTTCAGTTGCCAAGGCAATTGGTTTGAATGAAAAAAGGATGATAATTATGAAACAGATGAGTCCGAAACAACGTCGGTACTTGCTTTTTTGGTTTCTAATTCTTTTTTCTCTTGACGACGATAAGAAATCCATAAAAATACGCCTCCTAAAATGAAGAGAAGGGGTAATATACTAATGACATAAACAGCCGAGAAGAAGGCAAAGGACGGTACATATTGGAAAAGAACTTGAACTAAAGCGTCAATTTCTAAAATGCAAAAGGCAAAAATAATCGACATAATACCAGCTGAGTGTTGTTTTTTTGTCAACCTCATTAAGCCAATTCCTAAAAAGCCACTGCTCACAATAACGATGAGAATTTGAAGGATTTCCTGTGCTATGAAAAAACCGGTTATAAAATTTGAAAACTGGCCATATCCAAAAAAGGAACTGAGTGGATGATACCATACTAAAATCACATTCCTAAAAAAACGCCCGCAACCTAAACCGACTCCAATCAATAAAAAATATCTGAAAAGTTCAATCCCGCTTTTTTTGGTTACTTTTACTAAAAAAAGCAAACTTACAGATAATAGAATGAGTTCAACAATAACAAGAATCGAATTAATTGAAAAAACTGGTAGGAATCCTGCTAATCTATTGAGGAAGAATCGTTCGACCTGATGATAGGGTATGATCATCACCAAAATAAAAGGAAAGAAGAAAATTGTAATCCAATTTTGAAGCGATAACGGCTTTTTTCGAAAAAAGATCAGGTAGAACAAGATATTAATAATAAATATGGTTATAAGAGGAACAATGAAAATGTTCATTTAGTTTGAGTCTCCCTTTTTTCAATACCAACTTGATCACAGAAATTTTCAATAGAACAATTCCCACAGCGAGGTCGTCGAGGAAGGCAAATATTTTGACCGAATAATACCAGCAAGGAATTGATGGGAATCCAGAATTCTTGAGGAAGTTTGTCACGAAGGGCCATTTCAGTCTGTTCGGGTGTTTTGGTCTTTACATATCCCCATCGATTCACGATCCGATGAACATGGGTGTCAACACAAATACCAGGTTTACCAAACCCGACAGTTAGAACTAAATTGGCAGTTTTACGTCCAACCCCGGGGAGTTCCAATAGTTCCTCCAATGTGGAAGGAACTTGGCTTTGATATTTAATGATGAGAATCTTTGAAATATCAATTAAGTTTTTCGCCTTCCTTCGGTAGAAGCCAACAGGATAGATTAATTGAGCAATATCATCTTCAGAATAGCTGAGAAGTTGTTGCGGGCTCCGAATTATCTTAAATAACCGTTCAGCAACTTGACGGGTCATTTGATCCTTGGTTCGTAAACTTAAAATACATCCTACTAAAATGAAAAAGGGATTTTTTTCCAAACTTTCCAGAGTTGAATCTTGCCATTGTTTTTTATTTTCCTGTAAAATAGCAAAAGTTTGAGCAATGTTTTGGTTATTCATATGAGATAATAATAAATAAAAGGGGGTGGATTCGCAAGTGAAGATATTAGCTTTAGTAATTTACATTGTAATTATGATAGCAATTGGTTTCTATAGCTTGAAAAGAACAAAAAATATCGGCGATTTCTTTTTAGCTAATCGGACCCTTGGCCCTTGGGTTTCAGCATTTGCTTATGGAGGTGCCTATTTTAGTGCAGTAATTTTTATAGGATATGCTGGTCGGATTGGTTGGGGTTACGGTCTTTCCGACCTATGGATTGTTGCCGGAAATACCCTTGTTGGATCGCTTTTAGCATGGTTAGTATTAGCAAAAAAAACCCGCTCCGTAACCGAGCAACTTAACGCTCGGACTATGCCGGAATTTTTGGAAGCTCGCTACGGAAGCAAGATATTGAAATATCTTGCTGCGGTTATTATTTTCATATTATTAGTTCCTTATTCTGCATCTGTCTATATGGGACTGAGTTATTTATTTGATGTGGTTATGGGAATTCCCTATGTATACGCCCTCTTGCTCATGGCTGTTCTTACCGGAGCTTATCTGGTTATGGGTGGGTATTTCGCAGTGAGCATTACCACCCTAGTCCAGGGCGGAATCATGTTTTTTGGTTCAATTTATATGGTTTTGTATTTACTAAGTCGACCTGAAGTTGGAGGCTTGAGTCAGGTAGTGGAAAAAATGAGTGCTATCAACCCTAAATTGGTAGGTGTTGTTGGCCCGCCGGGATTCATTGGTCTTTTCGGTTTGGTGGTTTTAACCAGCTTTGGTCCTTGGGGACTCCCTCAAATGGTTCAGAAGTTTTACTCAATTAAAAATCAAAAAGTGATATTTACTGCTACCATTATAACCACCATTTTCGCACTGGTTTGCAGTTTTAGTGCCTATTTTTCCGGAGCTTTAACTCATCTCTTTTTTAAAGAACTTCCGACAATGAATGGGGTAGCCAATCCTGATCTTCTTATGCCCAATTTATTAATTCAATACATGCCCACTGCTTTTTCAATCATCTTTCTCTTGCTGGTTTTTTCTGCATCAATGTCAACACTCTCATCATTAGTTCTAGTGTCGTCTTCAGCAATCACCATAGACCTTTTACCAAAAAAATATGGGAAAGACAATGTGACGGTGATGAGAATTTTATGCATTTTATTTATCTTTCTATCCCTGATTATTGCCATATCCCAAGTAACCTTTATTGTAAATTTAATGTCGATTTCTTGGGGAGCAACTGCTGGTAGCTTTGCTGCACCATATGTTTATGGTCTTTTTTGGAAAAAAGCCAACCGCCAGGGCGCTTTAGCTAGCATGGTCACTGGCCTGGCATTTGCATTGATCCTTTCCTGGGCATTTGGATTTAAGTCCAGCATTGTGCCGTTTATCGGATCTCTCGCTATTTTAATTCCTTTTGGAGTTCTCCCCTTAGTATCAATATTAACTGGAGGAAATAAAAATGAAAGCGTGTCTATTCGAAGCTAAAGAAAAATTTGTAATAAGTGATATTAAAAAACCTGTACCACAAAAAGATGAAGTTCTAATTCGAGTTAAAGCTGCTGGGATTTGTGGCACAGATATTCATATTTTAAAAGGTGAATACTTTTCTGATTTCCCTTTAGTAGCCGGCCACGAGTTTTCAGGAGAAGTGGTGGAAGTTGGAGAAGAAGTCACTCAGTTTCAACCAGGTGATCGGGTTACTGCCGATCCCAATATATTTTGTGATAAATGTTATTTTTGCAAAATAAATAAAAACAATCATTGTTTGGATAGTCACGTGATAGGTGTAACTCAAAATGGAGCTTTTGCTGAATATGTTGCCGTTTCCGAAAAGGGTGTCTTTCATATACCCGACCATT
Protein-coding sequences here:
- a CDS encoding LysE family translocator gives rise to the protein MDDTLGLVTIFGSAFLIGFSGALMPGPMFALVLSGSSRSGFKAGPLTVLGHGILELALVIALVLGLSSLLQNETVFKVIGIVGGAVLVYLGIDMIRSLRQAKIDLKKDGKDPGKNLILHGMIASLSNPYWIMWWATIGMALIISASKYRLWGVVVFFIGHILSDLIWYSSVSFAVDRGRKFLSQKVYQSIIAVCGVLLIGFGIYFVYGAV
- a CDS encoding undecaprenyl-diphosphate phosphatase, whose product is MNPVQSMLLGLIQGLTEFLPVSSSAHLILLRPILGFGDPDLWFDVLLHGGTLFAVLLFMIPQYHRLWKKPSIIWYVILATIPAGIFGTLFESSVESQVRNNYGLIAVILIVVGLIFFFIKERGNRYLEEMNWNSALLIGLSQALALIPGVSRSGITLITALLLGFRREDAVFFSFLLSITTIGGAFAKGLMEVNSSGRIPWVTILPGFMVSFISGLIACFLLLRIVQNKELKPFGFYRIIFGALCLAYFLT
- a CDS encoding L-threonylcarbamoyladenylate synthase, giving the protein MTEILEPTEKNLLKAAKAIRQNGLVAFPTETVYGLGGCAFSEKAIVKIFEAKKRPRFDPLIVHIAEKDDYSLLCSIIPSKAEKLIEVFCPGPLTLVLPKKVSVPDIVTSGLDTVAVRMPSHPIALQLIKYSKCPIAAPSANRFGHVSPTQAEDVLSDLGDSIDFILDGGPTTVGVESTVIFVTEEETILLRPGGIPIEDIEKVVGRVNVKMKISKLLSPGLTKKHYSPKTPLYIYEGNFDKLIEIDVNGYALLTPDSNFAIESTIFSLSQDGDVKEIAANLFHQLRTLERMDYRAIIALPVKQNGLGHAVMDRLIRASTGIVKVENHKLIFIDR
- a CDS encoding endonuclease III domain-containing protein; this encodes MNNQNIAQTFAILQENKKQWQDSTLESLEKNPFFILVGCILSLRTKDQMTRQVAERLFKIIRSPQQLLSYSEDDIAQLIYPVGFYRRKAKNLIDISKILIIKYQSQVPSTLEELLELPGVGRKTANLVLTVGFGKPGICVDTHVHRIVNRWGYVKTKTPEQTEMALRDKLPQEFWIPINSLLVLFGQNICLPRRPRCGNCSIENFCDQVGIEKRETQTK
- a CDS encoding clostripain-related cysteine peptidase, whose translation is MKQRLFVKLVLVFIINIFLTSCVPNSPNDNPGLNPTPRPTPGAYSTAWTIMVYVDGDNDLDPYAIQNINSMELVGSTDKVKIVVQYDSYGYAGARRYFITKDYDQGNITSPIIEDIGEVNMGTGETLVDFIQFCVKNYPAQKYSLILWNHGGGFKKPGYLPKDICWDETSGDDALTIPEVEQALNRSGVYFDLLAMDACLMGMLEVAYEVRNHTEIFVASEDNVPGEGFNYHHFLENLVTSPNMGPDSLARAMIDSYISHYPFGTTLTLASVNSMQLSALANEVNNLAMTIMQDNRTSKEVYRNIITRETICFSDVDFIDLGDFALKLIGHPQILSSQVKYSAQQVLNQVSNSVLYSKNQGNNSYWTLNNAQGISIYLPIYTKYVEKYQNLQFAKNTNWDDLIRHLTIGGYR
- a CDS encoding ROK family protein, translating into MIKKAYIGVDLGGTNTKIAIVDDRGSIIARSMIPTQAMRPAENVVEDIANEAKRLKKEAEQKEYKIYSLGIGIPGLIDWNRGICLLLPNFPNKWKHIPIKEWLEEKLSLPVAVINDVRAITLAEKRFGSGKDVKSLILMAIGTGIGGGVVIDGNLYIGKDGSAGELGHIIVEPGGIKCGCGNRGCLESYASGPSIVAQALRSLVQQNDTMIRDMIKGDLNLVTPKIIADAAVAGDEIAKDIIKQSGFYIGVALSSACVVVNPEMIIIGGGVAQAGRLLFESIANSLKENLHMVPVSTIQFTETELGMDAGVIGTATWSKEKLIKGEIILDSE
- a CDS encoding replication-associated recombination protein A, which encodes MNQTKENFFYFPQSNLQPLAFRMRPQKLEDVVGQPHLTEKNGVLCRIIQTGTLPSMIFWGPPGSGKTSTALLISEQCGYEIQSISAVASGVKDIKESIRIAEKNLADSKKTVFFIDEIHRFHKGQQSVLLPYVESGVVVLIGSTTENPSFEVIGPLLSRTQVIVFKKISNPDLVILLKKAIKSERGLNVPDLKLEDGVLEGIAEMADGDARQALNLIEIVVNISQKQNLPITVSIVADILQRQSFLYDKSGEEHYNMLSAFHKSLRGSDPDGAVYWMCRMLEAGEHPHSIFRRLIACASEDIGNADPRALQITVAAQQAYDFLGEPEGRLSIAQATLYVASAPKSNASYKALHRATADVRDYGSLPVPFHLRNAPTKLMKSSGYGKEYKYAHDFPGAFVEQEFLPRELTGKIYYQPSTRGYEKMIRSWLHQLWKSKKYSDQD
- a CDS encoding sodium:solute symporter family transporter, giving the protein MKILALVIYIVIMIAIGFYSLKRTKNIGDFFLANRTLGPWVSAFAYGGAYFSAVIFIGYAGRIGWGYGLSDLWIVAGNTLVGSLLAWLVLAKKTRSVTEQLNARTMPEFLEARYGSKILKYLAAVIIFILLVPYSASVYMGLSYLFDVVMGIPYVYALLLMAVLTGAYLVMGGYFAVSITTLVQGGIMFFGSIYMVLYLLSRPEVGGLSQVVEKMSAINPKLVGVVGPPGFIGLFGLVVLTSFGPWGLPQMVQKFYSIKNQKVIFTATIITTIFALVCSFSAYFSGALTHLFFKELPTMNGVANPDLLMPNLLIQYMPTAFSIIFLLLVFSASMSTLSSLVLVSSSAITIDLLPKKYGKDNVTVMRILCILFIFLSLIIAISQVTFIVNLMSISWGATAGSFAAPYVYGLFWKKANRQGALASMVTGLAFALILSWAFGFKSSIVPFIGSLAILIPFGVLPLVSILTGGNKNESVSIRS